In Cicer arietinum cultivar CDC Frontier isolate Library 1 chromosome 1, Cicar.CDCFrontier_v2.0, whole genome shotgun sequence, one DNA window encodes the following:
- the LOC101515045 gene encoding small RNA-binding protein 11, chloroplastic has protein sequence MSQRIGTKLFVSRLSFYTTMEQFKSMFSPFGVLTEATLVMDPKIKRAKGFGFVSYRSEIEAEKAMKSLNGTIVNGRLIFVEPAKSKDS, from the exons ATGTCTCAACGAATTGGGACAAAGCTATTTGTCAGca GACTCTCGTTTTATACTACAATGGAGCAATTCAAGTCGATGTTTTCACCATTTGGAGTACTTACGGAAG CTACACTTGTAATGGACCCAAAAATTAAAAGGGCCAAAGGTTTTGGTTTTGTATCTTACCGATCAGAAATTGAAGCGGAAAAGGCTATGAAATCATTAAATGGCACG ATAGTTAATGGAAGGCTGATTTTCGTTGAACCTGCAAAATCAAAGGACTCGTGA
- the LOC101514719 gene encoding probable histone H2A.1, whose protein sequence is MEASTKTKKGAGGRKGGGPRKKSVTRSIRAGLQFPVGRIGRYLKKGRYAQRVGTGAPVYLAAVLEYLAAEVLELAGNAARDNKKNRIIPRHVLLAVRNDEELGKLLAGVTIAHGGVLPNINPILLPKKTEKAAKELPSPSMAKKSPKKA, encoded by the exons ATGGAAGCTAGcacaaaaacaaagaaaggagcCGGAGGAAGGAAGGGAGGAGGACCAAGGAAGAAGTCGGTAACAAGATCTATCAGAGCCGGTCTTCAATTTCCCGTCGGTAGAATCGGCCGTTACTTGAAGAAAGGTAGATATGCTCAGCGTGTTGGTACTGGTGCTCCTGTTTACTTAGCTGCTGTTCTAGAATATCTCGCTGCTGAG GTGCTTGAGTTGGCTGGAAATGCAGCACGTGACAACAAGAAGAATAGAATTATTCCTAGACATGTGTTGTTGGCTGTGAGGAACGATGAAGAGCTTGGAAAATTGCTTGCTGGTGTTACTATTGCTCATGGTGGTGTTCTTCCTAATATCAACCCAATACTATTGCCTAAGAAGACTGAAAAAGCTGCCAAGGAACTTCCGTCTCCATCTATGGCGAAGAAATCTCCAAAGAAAGCTTAG